Proteins co-encoded in one Nicotiana sylvestris chromosome 7, ASM39365v2, whole genome shotgun sequence genomic window:
- the LOC104249148 gene encoding serine/threonine-protein kinase D6PKL1-like, with the protein MGSFAGSCEIIEAKDELHFFQHSERSRRVREQDRKQKPPLARKGPNKFLEDDINQLFESINLRSSKSLDLSDQVIRRDASKRPMKGGGSHSPGIGFSEPVSLKQALRGLCISQAAEMAATKRLSKPPGLQDESTSGIFDKVAHYRQESYVKSANHSPHSSPRFVVKPTISMRQNHRIVPAESTSNSSQRTAHQYIGEPKLQSPGQSTHCSPKYISKQAIKSAESIAKQNERMLTQENVPNSSKTVSQQLTQAKLTSPNQTALSSTTLVDKPVIICAESTVRRKEKMVPAESRSTTSQKDNASALKHREIKSVRTVLIEEEAEISATSSSSFTSGNDALGSGPKSLQHNSNKSVVTSFRIANKAAPKLRRKARLQNMSSSSATRSNKESKSNKSNSHAVKPTAKPAVKNKTLVKKKVKPETTVTSGTFNVTYEVNGPVESPKQQLICQKCQCSLKNAVNESSNTPATQGSGCTTAEAGENGSNCHATKLNKPSKSREQGDFSQSSKSSIGDYSCSTTISDESNLSGSSTGNRPHMSKDGRWAAINQVRKHHGFLGLSHFNLLKKLGCGDIGTVYLAELLETNCLFAIKVMDNEFLARRKKMPRAQTEREILRMLDHPFLPTLYAQFTSDNLSCLVMEFCPGGDLHVLRQKQPDRYFPEPAARFYVAEVLLALEYLHMLGVVYRDLKPENILVREDGHIMLTDFDLSLRCSVNPTLLKSSSLGVEAPRMSGPCTGSNCIDPFCSGPSCQVSCFSPRILPASARARKLKAEAASFSRSLPQLVVEPTEARSNSFVGTHEYLAPEIIKGEGHGSAVDWWTLGVFLYELLYGKTPFKGAGNEETLANVVMQNLRFPDSPMVSFQARDLIRGLLVKEPENRLGTGTGAAEIKRHPFFDGLNWALIRCAIPPQVHDLCDNIGFAKPAFQEKNKMFLEYSSKEHLEFELF; encoded by the exons ATGGGTTCATTTGCTGGTAGTTGTGAAATAATTGAGGCCAAAGATGAGCTGCATTTTTTCCAACATTCTGAAAGGTCTCGTCGAGTACGAGAACAGGACAGAAAGCAGAAGCCTCCTTTGGCTAGAAAAGGACCTAATAAATTCTTAGAAGATGATATCAATCAGCTTTTTGAATCTATCAATCTGAGATCATCAAAGAGTCTGGATTTGTCAGATCAAGTAATAAGAAGAGATGCCTCAAAAAGGCCAATGAAGGGCGGCGGATCTCATTCTCCAGGAATTGGATTTTCAGAGCCAGTCTCTTTAAAGCAGGCATTACGAGGTTTGTGCATTTCGCAGGCGGCAGAAATGGCTGCGACGAAGCGGTTATCCAAGCCACCGGGTTTACAAGATGAAAGCACATCAGGAATATTCGACAAAGTGGCCCATTACCGCCAAGAATCATATGTTAAATCAGCAAACCATAGTCCCCATTCTTCGCCACGATTTGTCGTTAAGCCAACCATCTCAATGCGCCAAAATCACAGAATAGTGCCAGCAGAAAGCACGTCTAACTCTTCCCAGAGGACGGCGCATCAGTACATTGGAGAGCCCAAGCTACAGTCACCAGGTCAAAGCACCCATTGTTCTCCTAAATATATTAGTAAACAGGCTATTAAAAGTGCAGAATCCATTGCCAAGCAAAATGAGAGAATGTTGACGCAAGAAAATGTTCCGAACTCAAGTAAAACGGTTTCTCAACAGCTTACACAAGCCAAGTTGACGTCACCAAACCAAACTGCTTTATCTTCGACTACACTTGTTGATAAACCAGTCATTATTTGTGCGGAGTCAACTGTGCGGCGAAAAGAGAAGATGGTGCCAGCAGAAAGCAGGTCAACCACTTCGCAAAAGGATAATGCATCTGCTTTGAAGCATCGTGAGATTAAATCTGTTCGAACTGTGTTAATTGAGGAAGAAGCCGAAATTTCAGCAACATCCTCATCTTCATTTACCTCTGGTAATGATGCATTGGGTTCTGGACCGAAAAGTTTGCAACATAATTCTAATAAAAGTGTGGTTACATCATTTAGGATAGCAAACAAAGCAGCTCCTAAGCTGAGACGGAAAGCCAGGTTACAAAACATGTCTTCATCTAGTGCCACGAGAAGCAACAAGGAGTCTAAATCAAACAAAAGCAACTCTCATGCTGTAAAGCCAACAGCAAAACCAGCAGTCAAGAACAAGACCCTTGTCAAGAAGAAAGTGAAACCGGAAACAACAGTAACATCTGGTACTTTTAACGTGACCTATGAAGTAAATGGTCCAGTGGAATCACCGAAGCAACAACTTATCTGCCAGAAATGTCAGTGTTCTCTCAAGAATGCGGTAAACGAGTCTAGTAACACACCTGCAACTCAAGGTTCTGGATGTACAACCGCTGAAGCCGGTGAAAATGGAAGTAACTGTCATGCTACTAAACTCAACAAGCCGTCAAAGTCTAGAGAGCAAGGGGACTTTTCACAGAGCTCAAAGAGTAGTATAGGTGATTACAGTTGTAGCACGACAATTAGTGATGAGAGCAATCTAAGTGGGTCTAGTACTGGGAATAGGCCACACATGTCTAAAGACGGCAGGTGGGCGGCTATAAATCAGGTGAGGAAACATCATGGATTCTTGGGGCTGAGTCATTTCAATTTATTAAAGAAACTTGGTTGTGGAGACATCGGCACAGTGTATCTAGCTGAGCTGCTGGAAACTAACTGCTTGTTTGCAATAAAAGTTATGGATAATGAATTTTTGgcaagaaggaaaaagatgccCAGAGCCCAAACTGAAAGAGAGATTTTGAGAATGCTAGATCACCCTTTTCTACCAACACTCTATGCGCAGTTTACATCCGACAATTTATCATGCTTAGTTATGGAGTTTTGTCCTGGTGGTGATTTGCACGTCCTCAGGCAAAAGCAGCCGGACAGATATTTTCCTGAACCAGCAGCACG GTTTTATGTTGCTGAAGTCCTCCTTGCTTTGGAGTATCTGCATATGCTAGGAGTTGTATACCGGGATTTGAAACCAGAAAACATACTGGTCCGAGAAGATGGTCATATCATGCTTACTGATTTTGATCTCTCACTCAGATGTTCAGTTAATCCGACTCTTCTAAAATCATCTTCACTCGGGGTGGAGGCTCCCCGGATGTCTGGTCCATGCACGGGTTCTAACTGCATCGATCCGTTTTGTTCTGGACCGTCATGTCAAGTTTCTTGCTTTAGCCCCAGAATTTTACCTGCCAGCGCACGAGCAAGAAAGCTAAAAGCGGAAGCTGCATCCTTTAGCAGATCACTGCCTCAGCTTGTGGTAGAGCCAACAGAAGCACGGTCCAACTCATTTGTTGGTACACATGAATATTTGGCTCCTGAGATCATTAAAGGCGAGGGACATGGGAGTGCTGTTGATTGGTGGACCCTAGGCGTTTTTCTTTACGAGCTTCTATATGGGAAGACACCATTTAAAGGTGCTGGAAATGAAGAAACTTTGGCCAATGTTGTCATGCAAAACCTCAGATTTCCCGACAGTCCGATGGTTAGTTTTCAGGCGAGGGATCTAATCAGAGGGCTTCTTGTGAAGGAGCCTGAGAATCGATTGGGAACGGGAACAGGAGCTGCTGAGATTAAGCGACACCCCTTCTTCGACGGCCTGAACTGGGCATTGATAAGATGTGCTATTCCACCTCAAGTACATGATCTTTGTGACAATATTGGATTTGCAAAACCAGCTTTTCAGGAAAAGAACAAAATGTTTTTAGAGTATAGTTCCAAAGAGCATTTAGAATTTGAGCTGTTCTAG